The genomic interval ccactcgactgttatttcgttcgtttttcattaattttaagcacgtgacctcgaccttaaaatcggcgcaaccaaatgagaaaatcggccgatgccgattcattaaaaaatagcaaaaatcggccgattaaatcggccggccgatcgatcggtcggtctctagtacacacacacacacacacacgattacataCTCAAGATTTATCACGcaagctcacacgcacacacacattcatctcaaacacacacaaattgcagCTCTGATATTGAGCGCGAGTGGTACTGATTAGATTACGCCACAGGATTTTTAGCACCTCGAAGTGCGGCTGGTCAATCGGTGCGTTCAATAGCTGTCCGCCAACAAGAGACCCATTCAGCATGCGAAGGTGGGCACGCCACGCatggatgcttgtgtgtgtgtgtgtgtgtgtgtgtgtgtgtgtgtgtgtgtgtgtgtgtgtgtgtgtgtgtttaaaatgcATGCATTTGAGTGTACATACGCATGATTTTCTCAAGTGTACACACCTGTGTTTATGTGAATGACATGAATACATCTATGCGGATGTTGTCTATGCGGGCATATGTatatgtgtaatgtgtgcgtgtgtgagtgtatgtgagtgtgtatgtatgcacatgcaAGAGCCCCAGAACAGAACCTCCAGCTTTAAATACTGTCGGCAGTAAAAAGCTGACAGAACACGCCTTATGGGGCAGCATGGAAAGAGGGAACTAGAGGGAAAGTCAGGGCATgaagagaaacagtgtgtgtgtgtgagagtgtgagagaatgagagaatgagagagtgagagagcgagacagagagagcgagacagagagagcgagagagaaagagaaagagagcgagagagagcgagagagagagagcgagagagagcgcgagagagagagcgcgagagagagagcgcgcgagagagagagaaacggtgcAAATAAAAGTAGTGCCTGCCTCTCTGCTCCGGGCTGAAGGGAGATAGGAGCCATAAAACACAGTCATGCAAAGCACTGCCTCAAATGACCCACGCAGAGGagaagcagggagagggagaagagaaggggagaacaggggaggggaggggagggggagaagaaagagattgaggcagagaggaaaaaagagggagaaggggagagaggcacCGGAGAGGGAAAGACTGAGAGCCAGTAaatgagatggagaaagaaaacgaaagaaagaaagacaaagagagaaagagatgtgtttagagaggagagagggataggtgTATAAGAGGCAGCGGCGGTACACAAGAGAGGGGAAACGGGACAGGCATTTCAAACGAGCATACGCCACACCTGACTTCACAACAACATGACCGTTTTTAATTATGCCCCCTCGCACTGTCATTTCTCCGCTCTTTAGCCAAATGAACTCTTCCTCCCtacaccaccccacctcctctccgacacacacacgcacacacacacgagcgacaTTAACATTTCACAAGCTCAGCAGACGACCTTCGTGGTGCGGCGTGTTTGGTGATGGCTGACATTTGCGAGCGTGGCCTCTTTATGGCGGCTGCGGCGCCGCGCTGATGGTAATGGTACGGCATAGCATCGCCACGACGACGACGATGGAGAGAAGAGGCTGCTGCAGACggcggagagaggaggagaggaggagagaagaggagaagggtggaggaggaggagagaagagaacagaggggagaggagaaaagaggaggaggaggagaggaggaggagtagagaatgACCCGGAATGCCGGCGGAATTTCAAACGGCGTGCCGCATTAGCATAGAGAGGCGCGAGAGTCTCATTAGGTATGCAGCTCAGGACGCAGCGCACACACGGCAGACTAAGAGATGGTGCTTTATTTTCTGCCAGCCTATATACCAGcccctccaccacaccacactacagcacaactccatcttcatcttcatcttctctacctccacccacccactccaTCACTTGCTCTCTTACCCTCCCTCTGattctttccctcactctctccatctctctcgttgCCGATGCCTCGGTTCTCTTGATGGCTTTttcagagaggagagaatgagtctgagtgagtgagcgagagaccgTGCTCAGATCTATTGCAGCCAGGAGACAAAtaagacagcagcagcaggaggtggaggaggaggatgaagaggagaaggaggaggaggaggaggaggagaagaagagccaTTGTTgatcactgggtgtgactttCCTGGaggtgtgtatacgtgcgtgtgcttgaaggagagcgagagagagagagagagagagagagaaggaagagcgagtaggtgtgtgtgcgcgcgcatctttATGAATGTCGCAGCTCAAGGGCTCTGGTGAGTGATGCTTAGTACAAAGGTGGGAAGAACACTTtgtgatcatcatcatcagcgagagagagaaagagagagagagagagagagagagagagcgagcgcgagagagagagagcgagagagagaaagagagagagagagagagagagagagagcgagcgcgagagagaaagagtgtgtatggcattgtgtgcacgtgtgtcttaGTTCTCAGTTCATCAGAGCCCTTGAGCTGGTACAAAGCAGTCTCATTCTGCAGAGAGAAAGTGCAGGTGGGGAAAGAACACTTTGTGATTACCACCAAGGCAAGGTCTTTTGctttcaacatcatcatcatcaccatcttcttCTGTGTTCTCACTTTTCTCCCACTGATCCGGGACACATCagacatttctttctttcatcacTAGGACAACCGTACTACTGCGGTAGGCTGTGTGGATAGTGTATAGGTAATACTAatggttcaaacacacacatgtaaacaccgtTTGTCAACTCTCGAAAAGCACACACATGCTATCACACATCTGtctatacatacagacacactgaaCGAGCAATGGGTATGTTAGCATAAAGAACACGCTTGCATATTGTAGtattgatttcttctattggtgaaacaaacaaaaaaaacccaaatgcaaGCGATTGTAAACATGATCTCTACACTACACACGTTCCTCTCAATCTACAACAGTCACGTCTGAGTGTTAATGAGGTTCGCAGACGTGATGTCTTGACGATGAAGATAATGAATCTGCCTTAATGACATGAGCTGATATCACATTAGGTCAAAACACATGAGGGAACGTTCAAACTAGAGCACGATTGGTCTCTCATCCCTACTGACGATCATCAATGGCCCCCAGTGCTGGGGTCACGAGTGGTTAAATACATTACCCTGAAGGGCATCTAAGCTAAGAGAAAAAATGTTTAACACCAGTGCTTTACGCATTCACTATTACATCTATGCTAAGAATAAATAGCATCGTCTTGCCACCTGAGCATGGTCAGCTCTATGAAGTTCTAATTGAGGCGTAACGCTGACCACATCTACTGAGGCCTAGAAATGCACTGACATGACAATACACAACACCAGAAGACACAAGGAATCGTGACAAATGGAATTACAAGTGGAGAGGTCAGTATGTAAGTACCCAAGAGAGAATCACACCCATTCATACGGACAGAAACGAGCTACAACTAAACCACCCATCTCTACACGCACAAGACACAGCTTtctacattttacacacacacacttctaatgcacacacaaggagaggcggaaagacagacagacctggGGTGCTTTGGCTGCGAGTAAGGGGCCCTTTGACAGAGGATCGAGCACCTGGAAAGTGGGGTGAGCCAGTTTACAGGATCAGAGAGGAAAATACAGGATTTACCATGTGTTTGAATGGGAGgagaaagtagtgtgtgtgtgtgtgtgtgtgtgtgtgtgtgtgtgtgtgtgtgtgtgtgtgtgtgtggtgcgtgtgtgtacaattCTGTGCTTAGTACACATATAGAAACAGAATGGGTTGGTATCAGAGAAGTGCGGGTACCTTTGAGTGCATGTAAGCGTGCATCTGTTTATGCAtgggtatgtgtctgtctgtttagaTACGAGTTCATGTCTGAGTATattcacacacaaatgtgtacatCTGTTTGTATGTAGGAGTGAAATGCTGTGCGGTCTGcataaatatacatatttttgtagaaaagccCCACTCTTGAGTGTGATTcttgcattttattttagtggggtagcatgacagacagacgtttcggcctaagcctttttCTGCGTCTAGCTGCTTTTCTACAAAATATGTGCTTGCACCCGAAGGCCTTGTCAGAAACAAtttggagttgagcgcactttctgaaaaaagGCTGCATAAATGTATAgaaataaatggtgtgtgtgtgtgtgtgtgtgcgcgcatgattCTGTCTGTGTCCATAGTGTGCAAAGGTTTACCTGCTCCATCGGCTTGGGAGGGCAGTCCACGGCGGTTGGCTGCGTCCGTCTGGTCTCCCTGCAGCTGAGACAGGTCGTGCATGCTGAAGCTCCGTAGCTTCTCAGTGATCGCACCCTgaccctgtaacacacacacacacacacacacacagattagtgtctgtctacacacacacacacacaccttagtcagCACCACATTCACACCTGGTGTCACACAAACTCATCATCATCAACCTCAGTGTTCCCGCCGTGTCAGTCAGTCTCTCACAaggtttgtgtgtccatgtgtgagagagtctcaccgtgcattcatgtgctctgggaattatggtaaataccaaacgccgacATGGGAAGGGCACATGAATGCCCTCCTTGTGGTCATTACCACTGAACAGCTCATTGAAAAATGTTATGTACGATTTCCCAAGactggataatatctacttcggagAGCACACGAATGCATgatctctcgtgctctctctctctcacacacacacacacacacagtacacgcagCTCACTAGGGTGGGTgtcacactctccttctctcacacatCGGCTGGTCAGACCATTCGTCACCAGACTCTAGGCATGCAGCAGAGGTGGCGTCATGCTTGTGTTGATAGAAGGACGACAGATAAAgaatgtgtgccagtgtgtgtacaCTATACGCATGCATGTCTGTGCACTATTGGTGTTAATTTCCAGAGCATGCAACAGAAGCAAGAAAGGTTACCTTAGACGTTAGAGAGAAGCAGCAGAGCAGGGCAGTGCTCCTAATAAACGGTTACGACAAGggcagagaaggagggatagagagggagagagatggacaacCAGAGGGAGAGTAAACAAAGACTGAAGAAGAATCAGACAGGATAgtggtagaaaagaaaagaacacagcgacaacaGGGGGGGGTTGCAAAGTGACAATGAAAAGAATAAAGAATGAAAACGGCGTAAAGAAAGAAAATGTATGACATacagaagaaagaaggagaggaaaagacagcatgaaggaaaaaaagagagagggggattatTAGACCAACAACAGTGTTAGGATACAGCACAAAAACAGCGAAGATGACACAGCCGCGACAGGAAAGAGACAAGAcggaagagagatgagaagggggggggggcaaagtgaAAGGAATAATGTAAAGTGAAAGGAATAATGCAGACGCAGCCTTTTTGAAGGCCCATCAACGGTTGCTCTAATGGAGATCGGGTATTCAAGGCCCTTTTTTATATTCCTCTAAAACGAGCTATCTGGCGGCACATGAGAGAAAGGCGCAGACGGAACGACAGATGcagaaaatgagaggagacagagaaagagagagaggaaaagaaagagaaggagagaaagaaagagaaggagagaggaagaaagaagcaaGGGGAagtagaggacaagagagagagtagagcaaacaagaaagaaatggGGGAACAGAAAAGAGGGCTCTCCAcctaaaagcccccaaaaagttTGGACTGACCCTCACAGACAAAACATTAggctgcctgagtgtgtgtgtgtgtgtgtatacaagaaggggagagagagagagagcgagagcgagagcgagagagagagagagagagagagagagagacagagagagagacagagagagagacagagagagagacagagagagagacagagagagagacagagagacaatgttTTTGGCAGGTCGGTTGGTAATTGAAAAGCAGAGATGTTgtcgccactgctgctgctgattaaTATACCACGTTGATTGCGCTCGCTCAACGCGAGTCTAcgcccgactgtgtgtgtgtgtgtgtgtgtgtgtgtgtgtgtgtgtgtgtgtgtgtgtgtgtgtgttggaccaaCACTATAGTTTTTTCAACAACCTCAAAATGGTGTTACAATAACCTTGTTGATGGTACATCAACTCTCAAATGGAGTAATTTGCCATACACCCCTCTAGACTTTCCTCCATCCATGCGAATAGTGCTGTTGTGTTTAAGATCGACAAACTATGTTGGATAGTAGTTTGCATTTCATGTGAATAAGAAAAGGCTACAAATCATTCCAGCTTAACAACATGCATTGCGGTAGCAAAGACTAGTAACACCAATGACTAACGCCGGTAATACATGGACGCTTGCAAAATGATAGAGGCGGGGCCGGGGCGTTCCACGCGAGGCGGGCAAGCGGGTTGAGAGTGGGGGGGAAAACTCGTCCTTGTAAATCCACTGTAACAACGCAGCATCCAAACCCCAGGGATGCCGCAACAACAACTGTAGAAAAACTCCCTGGAGCTGCTCTGAGAGGTGCGAGCCAGGAGGAGTTAGTGGCAAAGCTGAGTTGGCATTTGGAGAGGGGGCGAGGGCACACCCAGCGTCTTAGTGGTGCCAGAGCCAGAGACCAACTGGCACAGCTTGCCAGTCATGCCCCTCtccacacaggcgcacgcacacacagacatgcagacgcatgcgcacacgcacgcacacgccacgccaacacacacgccaacacacacgccaacacacacacgcacacgcgcgcacacgagcacgcacccacacaaaaaaatgcacacacacaaaacacacgcacgcacccacacccgcacaaatacacacacctctCAAGAGTGCCCTTACCCCACAACAGAGCCAACCGGTCGTGCCCTTTAAGagagcagacacaggcacacacaccctccttaaAACTTAACTTTCTGTCTTTCACAGAACAACACAATCCCATAGTCATGGAACCCCTGTGGGTACAAGTTTGGCAGAGAGGCGCCCCCAAGACAGCACTAGAGTGCAGACACGCATGAAAAACCTTCACCAGACACGACCCTCAAAAACTGCACTAGCTGGGTTCCAGGGGGAGAAAAGTCTGGCTCTTACCAGATAGAACCACATTGGGTGAAGCTTATTGAGAGACTGACATTCAATTGTGCATTGCGTGAAACGCGCCACAAGGATTAAGTGCGTATATGACAGAGAGACTGTTTCCACGTCTGTTGGTATTAAGACTTTCATTCGATGCAGTGGAAAGATTGCATGAAATGCACATTCCCATAAACGGAaccccccccatccacacacacacaccttttcacacTCTCAATCACGCATACAATTTATTGTCGCACAAGTGTACAGATATAGACACTTTCactcatgctctgttcctctcaaCACAAAGAcatgctctctgtgtctctcacacacacacgcacgcacgcacagatatcTGCACTTGCCTTGACAGCTGCGGAGACAGCTGCGGTTGCGGCTATACTTAGGCCCTGCTTGCCGAAGTTCACCATGGTCTCGTAGCTACGCTCTTTGGCCTGCACAATGTAGTCGTCAATCTCCTGCATGGACACAGCAGTTGGTGGGGGCACatacggaagcacaaacacacagggaggGAAAGAGACTAAGGTTAGAGAAAATGTCTGACAAACGAGCAACGTGTGCTTTTTGCGCTCCATTCGCATGGTCAATAAAACAATAATACAcattatattattactattacataCAGCTCTCTCACcgcctctctctacacacacccgtactatattatacatgataatTCATCTTAAATGACTTGCATTAATCACATTCACATTACTAATTTAATACTTGCAGTTACTGTGGTAATGGCAGAAGCAGAGAGGAGCATagtgctatttttattttttattttttttgcgatGTATATGTGCCTTAATGTCACACATCAGGACAGACATGCCTGTGGTGACCACCAACACAACAGTGTCAATTTGCCCGTAAAGCTCATCAAACAGCAGGATGGAACGACCTGTGCCGACTATCATACAGGGCTGAGGATAGTGCTTTCGACACCAGCATAGAAAAAAACAGCCTCTAATGGTGCAAAACTCCCATTTTCAAAACAACGCCGCTGAGCCTTCTGCTGGAGTCAAAGCATTAGCTTTTGACAGTAATGATGGTCTGTTTGCACCAGTAAAGGCTGCACATTTAattggtgttgctgctgctgcagccttCCCCTTTGCTATGCTTTTCAGAGAGTCGCCGTCCTCTAGCTCACTAAAACATGTGATCTAGCCGTTTTAATTGGACCAAGCATGTGGAGTATccagcgtctctctctccacatgctaTTTAATTAGTATATGCTTGATGGTCCGCTACATTAGAGAGGCTTGCACCAATGTTTCATCATCAAACCCATGCAAAGAACAACATATAAGATCATCTTatcgtctgtgtatgtgtgtgtgtatgtgtgcatgtagtgtgtcCATATAgtgtgttggtatgtgtttgCTGGCTTCCACAGAAGGATAAATAACACACAATCAGAGTTCAGTCATGAATAtgggtgtgtatgcatatgttaacttgtgtttccttgtgtgtgcgtgtgcgtttgcgatACCCTTTCTCTGGAGGAGAGCAGCGGGTGCAGGATCTTTCTGTAGATGAGGCTGGCGCCTCTGGTGTAGGGAGACAGCAGCCAGATCACAAAGGCAATCTTCAACTCATAGTACAGAGggaacctagagagagagagagagagagagagagagagagagagagagagagagagagagagagagagagagagagagagagagagagagagagagagagagagagagagagagagagagagagagaaagagtgggggaacagacagaaagacagaatgagaagGACAGAAAATGATGAGAGggcagcgagagagggagggaggagatggagatgaacaaagagaaggagagagagcgggagagcgagagaagatAAAGGGGCGGATTGGTTTAACCCTCCTTTACAACATCACTGCCATGATCGCAGAGAGGTTTCATCATTATAACACCGCTGCATCTTCAACAGGGATTACACTCCCACAGACAAGAGAAATCCCACACATTCACATCTGATGTTTAAGACCCAAGATATGgcaaatgaggaagaggagaagaccgAGAAACCCTAGAAAGAAaataagagggagagaaagaagaaagggaagaggaagagagaaaaacagcAGACTGGTggcagaagatggaggaggaagaggagagagagcctAAATTGCTGCTCGTTAATCACGCGACATAATTGCACCCATTACACTGGCGTGTCAACAAATTGATTTCTGAAATTTGTGAAATTAAAAAGGCAACTTTAATTTCATTAAACCCTGATTGTTCCCCGCAACATCATTTcacccagctgctgctgctgctcaccctgcatcacacacacacacacaaaaatgcacacgtgtacacacacacagataatcacATGACGCAAAGAACAGAGCGAAATGCCCTCGTCTACGTGGCTTGTTTGTGATTCGTGTTGAATCAAAACAATCAGCTGGGTGACGCTCCTGTTATTTGTCAAGCGAGCCAGtcatagaaagagacagagacagagacagagacagagacagagacagagacagagacagagagagagacagagagagagagagagagagagagagagagagagagagacagagacagagacagagacagagagagagatcgagagcgcTAGCTGAGGAAGCAGCAGCCGCACTGACCTTCTGCATCACGACCATCTGTCACCTGCCTGGCCTCGACACATACGGAGATACCAATCAcacctcaacacagataaaccatcacaacacacacccacatgcttcTCATAAAAGTGGAGTCCAAATAAAAGCAAATCCTCCAGATGAGCTGGTTCTGTTATCTTGAATGTTTCACCTGGCCAGTAGCTCATCCCCAGCTGAGTTTAATCaaatttctttttttgcattgaaACTGCATCGCTGATGGCCATTTGTCAATAACCGTTTTGTCTAAAAGCACTTAGCAATGAGATACGTAGACAATACCAAAGACAAGCCTTGAATCAGCCTACATAatacatccagggctctaaacacccgcaaccagccaaatgctggtgaacattcattttggctggtagaaaagaaaatgtAATGGCCACTTTTAACTATTATGAGTGTGTACAATTAagatctactagccatttggctggtggtgaaaaaaagtttaTATAGAGTCCTGGATACATCCATTCACAACAATAAACTGCACACAGTGTAAATGGTTGTGGGGGTCTGTCGCCTCCTAGTGGTACACCAACTCAcagtggggagagatggaggttctagccttctgaagcacatacaaaaatCGTCTAGTgaagtaagatacatcaagcccatacttttctAGGATTCAGGTGACCTCAGGTAAACAGCCCTTCAGCAGGCCTCTTTAGCAGtctaggttgagaataaatggcgTTCCCTTAGTGCTATAGATGGTAGCAGCGCACATtttgtgcaagccaccaccaaacaccagaggagaagaagaagggaataacgcccccttaggagcccGAACCTGAGCATTCTCCTTTGTATTAGGGGGACAGAGTTTGacttatcttactctactaggcGATTTTTGCACATGTATATTCTGCTCTGATGACACAATGTCTAGCGAGCTTACCGCTCTACCTGTCCACACGTGTCTGTCTGCCTCGTGATTTCACAACCAGGTTTGGGAGCAATTTGTCTGTGTGATTCGCACCAAGCTCACTAGCTGTGCCTCCCGGTGACGTGCCATTCCTCAATGACTCATTAGCTGAACAGCCTGGGGGAAAACAGTCACCTTGAGAAGGTAGACGTTTCACTGGTTACATGCTGGTTTATATGCTGTGGCCTTCAACAGTCCAGTTCAAAAACTGGTATATCTGGCTTGACTGAACAGCACCATGTAAACTGGCCTGTTTGGTAACTCCACAACACAAGCACATAGCAGGGCCTGCGCTTAATTCCAGCAGAGCGCTCTCATCCGCGAAGTTGACACCAAATCCAGGCGGATGCTTGCAAACAACAGTTACAGTGCAACACAGGTGACCATACCATCCACTAAAGCTGACAACAAAACCAGTCTGGCATCATGCCAAGGCGAAATTATTTAGACTATTCCATTCCGTGTTGTGGTGCACGGCTTTGCATGTGAAGTCATGCTCTACAATGCTGCAGAAAAGCATTTTTGGTCACGTGATCAGGCTAGTGCAAGGCAAATTAGCTTTCCTGCCATCACAGGGATTTTCGGTTGCCCGAGTCAATTTTCTGTTGCTAAAGTTAAATGCGTAGCTGTGCCCtgaaccaaaaccatccctaaccctaacctgtcagtaaagcaacgtttctgccactttacttttgccaagaacatcAAAACAACCAAGCCCAGACCATAAACAAATCTAACCCTAACGTGTCACAGGACGTAGTGGAGCACAAGTGAACATGCAAAGTCGTAGTGCAGGCGTGTTATCTGAACGCTTGGGATGAGGTCATGTTGCTACAATCCAGGAGAACGTACCAGGACACGGTGAGGTCTGCGATGGTCTCCAGTACGGTGTAGAGGGCGAAGACAATCCAGTACATCATCCAGCgcacctgcagacacacatggGAGAGACAAAAAGTTATGTAGTAGTATGT from Engraulis encrasicolus isolate BLACKSEA-1 chromosome 17, IST_EnEncr_1.0, whole genome shotgun sequence carries:
- the reep3b gene encoding receptor expression-enhancing protein 3 isoform X2 is translated as MVSWIIARCVVLLFGTLFPAYSSYKAVKTKNVREYVRWMMYWIVFALYTVLETIADLTVSWFPLYYELKIAFVIWLLSPYTRGASLIYRKILHPLLSSREREIDDYIVQAKERSYETMVNFGKQGLSIAATAAVSAAVKGQGAITEKLRSFSMHDLSQLQGDQTDAANRRGLPSQADGAGDYYERDQDERTDDDESEPVFSEDEAVSQRGVRRSQSHKVTRSKIRKDARYGSLRIKTKKRPALNSINYAQ
- the reep3b gene encoding receptor expression-enhancing protein 3 isoform X1, which encodes MVSWIIARCVVLLFGTLFPAYSSYKAVKTKNVREYVRWMMYWIVFALYTVLETIADLTVSWFPLYYELKIAFVIWLLSPYTRGASLIYRKILHPLLSSREREIDDYIVQAKERSYETMVNFGKQGLSIAATAAVSAAVKGQGAITEKLRSFSMHDLSQLQGDQTDAANRRGLPSQADGAGARSSVKGPLTRSQSTPGDYYERDQDERTDDDESEPVFSEDEAVSQRGVRRSQSHKVTRSKIRKDARYGSLRIKTKKRPALNSINYAQ